The nucleotide sequence GAATCTGTCGAGATTTTATCCGAAAGATCCCAGGTGGAAGAAGCGCTGTCTAAAGACCGGTCGGCTGTAGGGGTAGAAATAAAAACAGACGGCAACGTACTTGCATACGACCTTATCCTTCAAGGATACGAAAGCGAAAGCATGAAGGCAATGCTAAAAGCTTCGATAGAAGGGGAATTTTTGTCTCAAATACCTGGATTTACTTCTGCAGTCAGCACCAGTACATTAGATGAAAACCCTCAAAGGCTTTCAGACAGGGTCAATGTCCTTCCAATATATCTTACTATCAATGTAGGACTGATGGGACTCTTCATAATAGCAGCTTACATATTTTTAGACAAGGACGAAGGCGTCATCAAGGCCTACGCCGTAGCACCTGTAAAATTATGGCAATATCTGGCAAGTAAAATGTTAATCATGTTGATGATGGGACTTGTAACATCAATAATGACAGTTTTAGCTATTGCGGGAACAGGGGTAAATTTTCTCCAACTGTTTTTGCTGGTGGTCTCATTTAATCTATTTGGCTCTGCCCTGGGGCTTTTTATTTCAAGTTTCTTTGACACCATGGTAAAAGCCATGGGGGGTCTATATGCAGGAATGATGTTGCTGGTATTGCCGGTTGTTTCGTACTTCATGCCATCATTCAATCCATTGTGGATAAGGGTTTTTCCCTCTTATCCCATGATGTTTTCCTTCAGAGAATTGCTCCTTGAAGGCGGAAACGCTAGATATATTTACACTCAAGCCGGATTGTTTTTGGTATTGGGGTTAATCGTGTTCGTTGCGGCAAACATAAGATTTAAAAAATCTTTGACGGTTTAGGGGGTGCACCTATGAAAAAGATACTAGCAATAGTTGGAAGAGATGTGAAAAACGGCACCAGGGATTGGCTGATTATATATCTCACCATAGCTCCAATACTTTTCGCCTTTATCATCAGGACTTTGATACCAAGCGTAAGCTCATCGGGCCTCAATGTAGTCTTAATGGAAGGCGCAGACAATGCATTGACAGAACATCTGTCAATCTACGCCAATGTTGAACACGCATCAGACATGGATAAAATGGAAGAGCGAATACTTAGGATGGACGATGTGTTTGGTGTTATCCCAAACAGCAACGGAATAGAAATCCTAAAACAAGGCAATGAAACAGGTAACATGGATATCGTGTTAACTAGCATTTTGGACAAATACGCTCAGACCGACCTTCCCGATGCACCAGTTATCGTTGAATTTTCTGATGTAGGATGGGAAATGTCTCCATTGAAGCAGCAAGGTGGCAACATAATAATAATATTTACCGCCATTCTTGGCGGGATGCTTATTTTATTAAATCTTGTTGAAGAAAAAATGAGCAACACCATAAGCGCAATCAACGTCACCTCTGCAACTAGGCTCGAATTTGTCGTTGGCAAAGGATTGCTTGGCTTTATCCTACCGATAGTGGGTTCTATTTGTGTAGTCCTGATTTTGGGATTTGAGTCAATCAACTATCCCATGCTTATTGTGAGCCTTATAGGGATAGCTTTGATAAGCATAATCATAGGCTTCAGTATCGGGGTGGTCAACGATGAACCCATTGCAGCAATTGCCAGCATGAAAATAACTTTTATTCCTGTATTGGCTTCTGTATTCGGGTATATGTATCTCCCGGACAGGTGGCAATTCGTGCTGTACTGGTCGCCTTTTTACTGGGCTTATGACAGCATCAACGATATCTTGATGCAGGATGCAATTTGGACTCAAATAGCGAGAAACAGCGCAATCATACTTGTCATAACTGCGGCAGTATTTGCTCTTCTAAAAAAACGCATCGAACAGGGATTAAATTAAAGGGAGGTATATCTTATGAACGGACTAGCTCTACTTGGCATTATACTAGTTGTTTACTCATTTGCTGTAGTTGGAATCACTGTTAAAAAACCGCCGGCTATATGGAATATGGCCAAAATCAAGTTTTTCATTAAACTCTTCGGAGAAAAAGGTACGGTGATTTTCTTTTACGTATTCGCAGCTATTGCCCTAGCCATCGGCATCTGGTTGCTTACCATCTAAAGCTGCAAACGGTTAAAGAAGCGGAATCCTCTCCGCTTCTTTAACTTTGTATCAAATGTGTTATAATCGATAGTAATCTATAAATAAAGGAACATACCAATGAATATAAAAAGATTCTTTACGAAAAAACAAAACATAATTCTTATCGCTGTGCTTTGCACTTTTCTTTGGGGAAGCGCCTACCCTGGTATAAAAATCGGATACGAGATGTTTTCCATCCCCACGGAAGACTTGTACGGAAAAATGGCCTTTGCCGGTTACAGATTCACGCTTTCAGGAATTTTGGTCTTGATTCTCAACTTTATGCTGTTTAGGTCAATCAAGCTTCCATCAAAGTCCGACGTACCGAAAGTTTTTCTACTGGGTGTTTTGCTTACCGGCATTCACTATACTCTTTTTTACATCGGTCTAAGCAATACTACTGGAGTAAACGGCGCAATACTCAATTCTACCGGCGCTTTTTTCTCGGTAATCTTAGCCCATTATATTTACTCGCAAGACAAGCTGACCTTATCAAAAACCTTGGGCTGCATCATTGGTTTTGCAGGGGTCGCCATAGTCAGCCTCAGCGGCGGCACCATCAATATTGATATAAATTTTTTTGGGGATGGTTTTATAGTTCTCGCTGCTTTTGTAAGTTCAGTTGGCTTTATTTACAGCAAGAGTTTAAGCAAAAGAATAAATACCGTAGCCCTAACAGGTTTTCAGCTTTTATTTGGCGGAGGAATGTTGATTTTAATTTCAGTCCTTAACGGGGCTCGATTATCAGGCTTTACGCTGCAATCGACACTACTTTTGATTTACATGGCTTTTTTGACTGCTGCCGCCTTTACCCTGTGGACGACACTTTTTAAATACAACAAGGTTGGGCAGATAAGCGTATATAAGTTCCTTATTCCCGTTTTTGGCACGGTATTATCAGGACTTTTTTTGGGAGAGCAGTTTTTAAGTTTCAAAAATCTAATTGCCCTATCCCTGGTCAGTATGGGAATCTACTTAGTAAATAGTCCTGCAGCTGCCGTATTCCTTAAAGATTTGCGAAAACAGCACCAAAATTAGGATACCGAAACTTTTTCGGTATCCTTTTTCTTTTCTCTTCTTGATATTTATCCTAAAAGTTTATGGATTTTTTCATATCACTTTTTTCACCTTTTACCATTTCAACAGCTCCACCATTTGCAAATACTCCAAAACATATTCCTTCTCTACTTGGAAATATCCTGGCAGTAAAAACTTCTTCTCCTCCGTTTACGAATACTTCAACTGAAGACTTGTCCAGATAGATATCCAGTTCAACAGAGTCTGCTGACTTTAACTGAGCTCTTCTTATTCCACTGCCCCAAAGACCGCTTTTCTCTCTGTTTAGCTCTATTTTGTTCGTGTCAGAATTGACCTTGATCATGGTGTTTTCCTGCAAATCATTAGAGGCCTTCAAATAAACCCCAAATTCTTTTGCTCCTTTATTTTTTAGCAGCATTTTAATATTCACGCTTTCTCCGGCGAATTCAGGGATCTTTATATGGCCCTCCCTAATTTCCATAGGGCCTGACTCAACCTTGTTTTCCTTAAGACGCTCTATCTCTCCCACAGGCTTTTGAATCAGCTTTCCTCGGGAGATATCCAGCTCTCTGGGCATGGTCATGCAATGAACCCAGTTGTCTTCTACGCTGGGATGATCTTCTTCTTCCGGCATCCCCATCCAAGCATAAAGGATTTTCCTGCCATCAGGCAGGGATACTGTCTGGGGTGCGTAGAATTCAAACCCTCTATCCAATTCGACAAAATCACCGGAGTCGAATTTTCCGTTTTCCAAATCCATGTTCCCAACCATATAACCACATTGATACCTGTTGTTATAAAGATCTCCCTCAGGCTCAAGGCCCTGGGGACAAAATATCAGCACATCATGACCATCAAGTTTAAACAGGTCCGGACATTCCCACATGAACCCCAATTTTTTATCCGATATTTCCCCTTTGAATTTCCAGTCAAGCATGTTGGTTGAGGTATATAGAACAACTGTCCCAGTACGATTTTCTCTCTGAGCGCCGATGACCATAAACCCCTTTCCGTTCTCATCCAACCACACTTTAGGATCCCTGTAGTGGGGAGTATAGCCCTTTGGGGCACCGTCAATTAATGGATTTTTATCGTACTTTTCAAATTCAAATCCATCGGCTGATATCGCCAGACACTGGTATGCACTTCTAATGTTCTTTTCATCCTTTACGTTTCCGGTATAAAAAGCATAAAGCTTGTCATTATATTTAATAGCCGAACCGGAATAGCATCCGTTTTTGTCATACCAGTCCACCGGCGCAAGCACTGCCTTGCCATGCTTCCAATTAATCATGTCATCACTTGAGAAATGACCCCAGTGGATTTGTTTTTCCCCAGGAAAATTCGTGTTCCACTGATAAAACACATGGTAGATACCCTTATAGAAGGAAACCCCGTTTGGATCGTTCATAAAGCCATACGGAGGGCTTAAATGATATCTTTGCCTGTATCTGTCTTTACTCATTTTTTGCCTCCCTTGCTGTTAGTTTAATTATGTCCTCACCAACCTTTATCATGCCACCTTCTTTAATGAGTGTAATATCAAAATCTTTGCTGTTGGTTATTACTACAGGAGTGATGGAAGATGGTGCATTTTTATTTATAGCCTCCAAATCAACTTCAAGGACTGGATCTCCTTTTTTAACTACATCTCCTTTTTTGACCAGCAGCTTGAACCCTTCGCCGTTTAGCTTTACAGTATCTATTCCAAAATGCACCAGTATCTCGCCACCATTTTCACTTCCTACAGCAAGTGCGTGACCTGTTTCAAATGCCATTAAAATCTTACCGTCTACCGGGGAAAAAACCTTTCCGTTTGATGGTTCTATAGCAAAGCCGTCTCCTAGGATCTTGTCGGCAAAAGTTTTGTCTGGAACTTCTTCAATCTTAAGGAGTCTGCCGTCAACAGGTGCGCTAATAACAACTTCTGATTCAGTTAAGACGATCTCTTCCGTTTCATCTGAATCAACAAAGTCCTCAATCTCTTCCGGCTCATCTTCAAAGCCAAGCACGTTTACAAACGCAAAGGCTCCACCAAATGCCAACAGAATACCAATTATGTAGTGAATCATAGACTGCTGCTGCACTATTGCAATGCCTGGTATACCCGTAACCCCCACAGCAGTCATAGCAACGTTCATAAATACTACGTATGCTCCGCCCAACGCGCCACCGAGAGCTGCCGCTACAAATGGCTTTCTAAGCCTAAGGTTCACACCAAAAATTGCAGCCTCTGTAATCCCCAGCAAGCAGCTTGTCGCCGCCGGCAAAGCGACTTGCTTAATCTTTTGATTCTTTGTTTTAAAGTAAACTGCTGTAGCTGCTCCACCCTGAGCCACATTTGCCATTGCCCAAATGGGAAGGAGGAAGTTTACTCCGATTGATGGATTTGCCAACAGCCCTGCCTCAATTGCGTGAAAACTGTGATGAATCCCTGTAATTACAATTGTTGAGTACAATCCCCCAAAAACAAGCCCTGCTAAAAATCCTGCTGTCGAATAGACACCTTGTAATCCGTAGGAAATGATATCTCCTAGGAATCTGCCCGCAGGCCCTATTACTATCAACGACAAGAACGCAGTAGTCATAAGTGTCAAAAATGGAGTCAGTATGATATCTAAAATATTGGGTACTATTTTTCTAAAGAACTTTTCGATATAGCTCATTATCCATACAGCTATCATTACAGGCAAAACTGTTCCCTGATACCCTACCATGCCAACTTCAAAACCGAAAAGGCTTATGGTGTTTTCCACGCCTCCACCCAGGGTCCATGCATTTTGGAGAGCCGGATGTATCATAATGCCGCCCAAGGCTGCCGCTAAAAAAGGATTCGCTCCAAATTCCCTGGCTGCACTGAAGGCTATTAGAACAGGCAAGAAAACAAATGCCGCATTTGAAAACATGTCCAGTAGAACAAATAGTCCGCTATCTCCTTCTATCCATCCGAATGTGGCGCTCATTCCCAGCAAACCCATCAAAAGTCCGCTGGCCACTATCGCAGGTATGATCGGTACGAATATATTGGATAGTATCCTTGCAAATCTTTGCAAGGGATTTAAGTTCTTCATTGCTGCCTTTTTTACATCGGAAGTGCTCGATTCCTTGATACCGGCTATCTCGCTTAATTCCTTGTATACCTTATTTACCTTTCCTTGCCCCAGGATAATCTGAAACTGACCCGCATTGCTGAATGATCCCTCTACCAAATCTAGCTTCTCAATTGCCTTGGCATCTGCCTTCCCTTCGTCTTTTAAAACCATCC is from Alkalibacter saccharofermentans DSM 14828 and encodes:
- a CDS encoding DMT family transporter, translating into MNIKRFFTKKQNIILIAVLCTFLWGSAYPGIKIGYEMFSIPTEDLYGKMAFAGYRFTLSGILVLILNFMLFRSIKLPSKSDVPKVFLLGVLLTGIHYTLFYIGLSNTTGVNGAILNSTGAFFSVILAHYIYSQDKLTLSKTLGCIIGFAGVAIVSLSGGTINIDINFFGDGFIVLAAFVSSVGFIYSKSLSKRINTVALTGFQLLFGGGMLILISVLNGARLSGFTLQSTLLLIYMAFLTAAAFTLWTTLFKYNKVGQISVYKFLIPVFGTVLSGLFLGEQFLSFKNLIALSLVSMGIYLVNSPAAAVFLKDLRKQHQN
- a CDS encoding glycoside hydrolase family 32 protein — encoded protein: MSKDRYRQRYHLSPPYGFMNDPNGVSFYKGIYHVFYQWNTNFPGEKQIHWGHFSSDDMINWKHGKAVLAPVDWYDKNGCYSGSAIKYNDKLYAFYTGNVKDEKNIRSAYQCLAISADGFEFEKYDKNPLIDGAPKGYTPHYRDPKVWLDENGKGFMVIGAQRENRTGTVVLYTSTNMLDWKFKGEISDKKLGFMWECPDLFKLDGHDVLIFCPQGLEPEGDLYNNRYQCGYMVGNMDLENGKFDSGDFVELDRGFEFYAPQTVSLPDGRKILYAWMGMPEEEDHPSVEDNWVHCMTMPRELDISRGKLIQKPVGEIERLKENKVESGPMEIREGHIKIPEFAGESVNIKMLLKNKGAKEFGVYLKASNDLQENTMIKVNSDTNKIELNREKSGLWGSGIRRAQLKSADSVELDIYLDKSSVEVFVNGGEEVFTARIFPSREGICFGVFANGGAVEMVKGEKSDMKKSINF
- a CDS encoding sucrose-specific PTS transporter subunit IIBC → MDYRKAAEEILKNIGGKDNIESVTHCATRLRMVLKDEGKADAKAIEKLDLVEGSFSNAGQFQIILGQGKVNKVYKELSEIAGIKESSTSDVKKAAMKNLNPLQRFARILSNIFVPIIPAIVASGLLMGLLGMSATFGWIEGDSGLFVLLDMFSNAAFVFLPVLIAFSAAREFGANPFLAAALGGIMIHPALQNAWTLGGGVENTISLFGFEVGMVGYQGTVLPVMIAVWIMSYIEKFFRKIVPNILDIILTPFLTLMTTAFLSLIVIGPAGRFLGDIISYGLQGVYSTAGFLAGLVFGGLYSTIVITGIHHSFHAIEAGLLANPSIGVNFLLPIWAMANVAQGGAATAVYFKTKNQKIKQVALPAATSCLLGITEAAIFGVNLRLRKPFVAAALGGALGGAYVVFMNVAMTAVGVTGIPGIAIVQQQSMIHYIIGILLAFGGAFAFVNVLGFEDEPEEIEDFVDSDETEEIVLTESEVVISAPVDGRLLKIEEVPDKTFADKILGDGFAIEPSNGKVFSPVDGKILMAFETGHALAVGSENGGEILVHFGIDTVKLNGEGFKLLVKKGDVVKKGDPVLEVDLEAINKNAPSSITPVVITNSKDFDITLIKEGGMIKVGEDIIKLTAREAKNE
- a CDS encoding ABC transporter permease, which gives rise to MKKLFTTFLKDAKLSLNSLYFYIEIGMAVIFIAVMLFVVPENFDQSQQLFAFINLDEPAKSQIMELVEAESVEILSERSQVEEALSKDRSAVGVEIKTDGNVLAYDLILQGYESESMKAMLKASIEGEFLSQIPGFTSAVSTSTLDENPQRLSDRVNVLPIYLTINVGLMGLFIIAAYIFLDKDEGVIKAYAVAPVKLWQYLASKMLIMLMMGLVTSIMTVLAIAGTGVNFLQLFLLVVSFNLFGSALGLFISSFFDTMVKAMGGLYAGMMLLVLPVVSYFMPSFNPLWIRVFPSYPMMFSFRELLLEGGNARYIYTQAGLFLVLGLIVFVAANIRFKKSLTV
- a CDS encoding ABC transporter permease; the encoded protein is MKKILAIVGRDVKNGTRDWLIIYLTIAPILFAFIIRTLIPSVSSSGLNVVLMEGADNALTEHLSIYANVEHASDMDKMEERILRMDDVFGVIPNSNGIEILKQGNETGNMDIVLTSILDKYAQTDLPDAPVIVEFSDVGWEMSPLKQQGGNIIIIFTAILGGMLILLNLVEEKMSNTISAINVTSATRLEFVVGKGLLGFILPIVGSICVVLILGFESINYPMLIVSLIGIALISIIIGFSIGVVNDEPIAAIASMKITFIPVLASVFGYMYLPDRWQFVLYWSPFYWAYDSINDILMQDAIWTQIARNSAIILVITAAVFALLKKRIEQGLN